One genomic region from Haloterrigena gelatinilytica encodes:
- a CDS encoding DUF7344 domain-containing protein, whose product MSSKASIGGDSERDPLTDVPEECYDVLRHPRRIRILATLGARRTRLSLMELTTAIVENEELDVPTGKARHDVRVSLVHNHLPRLAEYGLVEFDAETGAELVDEPPVHPADLAGLLELCEGPEGERMLEAIVHPVRMRVLGMLSGVEHTVSVEQLASALAASDVGADDRERAKISLYHAHLPVLADAGALEFDADANLVTRGERTTSVLH is encoded by the coding sequence ATGAGTTCGAAAGCGTCCATCGGCGGTGACAGCGAGCGGGACCCATTGACAGACGTCCCGGAGGAGTGTTACGACGTCCTCCGACACCCGCGCCGGATTCGCATCCTCGCGACGCTCGGCGCCCGCCGCACGCGGCTGTCGCTGATGGAGCTAACGACGGCGATCGTCGAGAACGAAGAGCTGGACGTTCCGACCGGCAAGGCTCGTCACGACGTCCGCGTCAGTCTCGTCCACAACCACCTGCCCCGACTGGCCGAGTACGGCCTCGTCGAGTTCGACGCCGAGACCGGCGCCGAACTGGTCGACGAACCGCCGGTCCACCCCGCGGATCTCGCGGGCCTGCTCGAGCTCTGTGAGGGCCCGGAGGGTGAGCGGATGCTCGAGGCGATCGTCCACCCCGTCCGGATGCGCGTCCTCGGGATGCTGTCGGGCGTCGAACACACCGTCTCCGTCGAGCAGCTCGCGTCGGCACTCGCCGCCAGCGACGTCGGTGCGGACGACCGCGAGCGAGCGAAGATTTCCCTCTACCACGCTCACCTCCCCGTGCTGGCCGACGCGGGCGCCCTGGAGTTCGATGCCGACGCCAATCTGGTCACGCGAGGCGAACGGACGACGTCGGTCCTCCACTGA
- a CDS encoding alpha/beta hydrolase translates to MSDVLIPGGRDVRGTLEEPTDDPDAIVVAAPPHPRHGGSRSDPRLAAVATALREAGIACLRFDYGPWDEGYGEREDVRNAVRWAREEYDCPVGVFGYSFGASLALLAAADVGPDAVAVLAPTARLADDLDAVDALESLEDGTPVRVLYGERDETVDWEPVVDRARERGDAVTALTGDHFFLGKHDAIASEVATFFADALRS, encoded by the coding sequence ATGAGCGACGTGCTGATTCCCGGCGGCCGCGACGTCCGCGGGACCCTCGAGGAGCCGACCGACGACCCCGACGCGATCGTCGTCGCCGCGCCGCCCCATCCCCGGCACGGGGGCTCGCGTAGCGATCCGCGACTCGCCGCGGTCGCGACGGCCCTCCGCGAAGCGGGCATTGCCTGTCTCCGGTTCGATTACGGCCCGTGGGACGAGGGTTACGGCGAGCGCGAGGACGTGCGCAACGCCGTCCGCTGGGCCCGCGAGGAATACGATTGCCCCGTCGGCGTCTTCGGCTACAGCTTCGGCGCCTCGCTGGCGCTGCTCGCGGCGGCCGACGTCGGTCCCGACGCCGTCGCCGTCCTCGCGCCGACCGCGCGGCTGGCCGACGACCTCGACGCGGTCGACGCGCTCGAGTCCCTCGAGGACGGGACGCCCGTTCGCGTCCTGTACGGCGAGCGGGACGAGACCGTCGACTGGGAGCCGGTGGTCGACCGCGCCCGCGAGCGCGGCGACGCCGTCACCGCGCTGACCGGCGACCACTTCTTCCTCGGGAAACACGACGCCATCGCGAGCGAGGTCGCGACGTTCTTCGCTGACGCTCTTCGGTCGTAA
- a CDS encoding ATP-binding protein: MTDLGDFGDFNAESDADSGGRDDTAAGSDGTRTSPSSAGGSTGTDGGTTDDFEPTPVEPQGEDVGIGAICVSQGLRVAEDGDETTLRAYITRGNRSSIRIGSYLLAPYPDGETLFCRIVGLEYAQQYHADDATEIHARRAMRTDGVDEADYKFVAELEPVAVLYDDDGELKRRMTDRVPKPQTVVRKADDTEQIKTGLKMPDDGVFLGHLSVGGEKVRTAASPPTIDYRLKDDYDAGDPLVFRHTLIAGGTGSGKTHGAKNILRQYLAEDRAYPMDDGREVRPAVVQFDPQDEYAQMHDDNPDLDDEFARRLEREGIAYGGHEDTTAFVPKVGSASYAAGHHRARQVEFTIPFSMVYDNPWLVAGSGLNDNQYGALVSVLLPRFRKQYGDDGTYEEFTTFLDDPALREELDESGRVHEATFDAVRRRVLGFGHVFDQDARPITDLVHEFVRPGGLTVVPTYHINDSRATEAIVLAVSSLIIDQKLSNDPFYDRIKETPIVLGMDEAHNFLTDADSVQAGKVINKFTEAAKQGRKERLGLFLITQDPQDIHDAVFKQINTTVVLNLGDEDAIKSVNIPSNLESKVPYMEKGQMVVYSPDNSEPVELIGLPKCLTRHGRD; this comes from the coding sequence ATGACCGATCTGGGTGACTTCGGTGATTTCAACGCCGAGTCCGACGCCGATTCCGGCGGGAGAGACGACACTGCGGCCGGTTCCGACGGGACGAGGACCTCCCCGTCGAGTGCCGGCGGGTCGACAGGTACGGACGGCGGAACGACCGACGATTTCGAACCGACGCCCGTCGAACCGCAGGGCGAAGACGTCGGCATCGGCGCGATCTGCGTCTCCCAGGGACTGCGCGTCGCCGAGGACGGCGACGAAACGACGCTGCGCGCGTACATCACCCGCGGCAACCGTTCCTCCATCCGCATCGGGAGCTATCTGCTGGCCCCCTACCCCGACGGCGAGACCCTCTTCTGCCGTATCGTCGGCCTCGAGTACGCCCAGCAGTACCACGCCGACGACGCGACGGAGATCCACGCCCGGCGCGCGATGCGGACCGACGGGGTCGACGAGGCCGACTACAAGTTCGTCGCGGAGCTCGAGCCGGTAGCCGTCCTGTACGACGATGACGGCGAACTGAAGCGGCGGATGACCGACCGCGTCCCCAAACCCCAGACGGTCGTCAGGAAGGCCGACGACACCGAACAGATCAAGACCGGGCTGAAGATGCCCGACGACGGCGTCTTCCTCGGACACCTCTCGGTCGGCGGCGAGAAGGTCCGGACCGCGGCGTCGCCGCCCACCATCGACTACCGGCTGAAAGACGACTACGACGCGGGCGATCCGCTCGTCTTCCGGCACACGCTGATCGCCGGCGGGACGGGGTCGGGGAAGACCCACGGCGCGAAGAACATCCTCCGCCAGTACCTCGCCGAGGACCGGGCGTACCCCATGGACGACGGCCGCGAGGTCCGGCCCGCCGTCGTCCAGTTCGACCCGCAGGACGAGTACGCCCAGATGCACGACGACAACCCCGATCTGGACGACGAGTTCGCGCGACGCCTCGAGCGCGAGGGGATCGCCTACGGCGGCCACGAGGACACGACGGCGTTCGTCCCCAAGGTCGGGTCGGCGTCGTACGCCGCGGGCCACCACCGCGCGCGCCAGGTCGAGTTCACGATCCCGTTCTCGATGGTCTACGACAACCCGTGGCTGGTCGCGGGCAGCGGGCTGAACGACAACCAGTACGGCGCGCTGGTCAGCGTCCTCCTCCCGCGCTTTCGCAAGCAGTACGGCGACGACGGGACCTACGAGGAGTTCACGACGTTCCTCGACGATCCCGCGCTGCGCGAGGAACTCGACGAGTCCGGCCGGGTCCACGAGGCGACGTTCGACGCCGTCCGCCGGCGCGTGCTCGGCTTCGGCCACGTCTTCGATCAGGACGCGCGGCCGATCACCGACCTCGTCCACGAGTTCGTCCGCCCCGGCGGACTGACCGTCGTTCCGACCTACCACATCAACGACAGCCGCGCGACGGAGGCGATCGTCCTCGCCGTCTCGTCGCTGATCATCGACCAGAAGCTCTCGAACGACCCGTTCTACGACCGGATCAAGGAGACGCCGATCGTCCTCGGGATGGACGAGGCCCACAACTTCCTGACCGACGCCGACAGCGTCCAAGCCGGGAAGGTCATCAACAAGTTCACCGAGGCCGCCAAACAGGGCCGCAAGGAACGGCTCGGGCTCTTCCTGATCACCCAGGACCCGCAGGACATCCACGACGCCGTCTTCAAGCAGATCAACACCACCGTCGTCCTGAATCTCGGCGACGAGGACGCCATCAAGAGCGTGAATATTCCGAGCAACCTCGAGTCGAAGGTGCCCTACATGGAGAAAGGGCAGATGGTCGTCTACTCGCCGGACAACTCCGAACCCGTCGAACTGATCGGGCTCCCGAAGTGTCTCACTCGGCACGGCCGGGACTGA
- a CDS encoding DNA double-strand break repair nuclease NurA, which translates to MTLDPVHFDGIARLARRIDHGADERDRRAFAETVWAEFLDPLVDDDGRTVLEPVGEQHRRHVDCEDVALHDRPFASEHGLDAGTINPTTFKNGLVIDIAQAAMAATPSDLDLHRSRTTVMTVHSNDETMTVDESWGKFDEGYSRSRAVKIPPLPRFAEGVVHALALYLAESKHALENADAVDDLLVLDGPIYPRGLLRWADQHPDLADFLLEDPRPTTVLENYVRLVERFVERNVPLVGFVKNPATRVITRTLKNKRAVDVATPWNDDSALFTRLLERGEYVDDIDGQRWERDTAALTYTNWFRSRGGVDRPLSVEGDALGVERDLSLEAYEVTFFVVYDPRDDLIYRIEAPYAFTREPETRRALTMQVLQDVAVAHGPPTIVEKADELAKISRSEKSSLRETLETQFDTSQDRTYDDHRWDEEY; encoded by the coding sequence GTGACTCTCGATCCGGTCCACTTCGACGGCATCGCGCGACTCGCGAGGCGGATCGATCACGGGGCCGACGAGCGCGATCGCCGCGCCTTCGCCGAGACGGTCTGGGCGGAGTTCCTCGATCCGCTCGTCGACGACGACGGCCGAACCGTCCTCGAGCCGGTCGGCGAGCAGCATCGTCGTCACGTCGACTGCGAGGACGTCGCGCTCCACGATCGACCGTTCGCGAGCGAGCACGGGCTCGACGCGGGAACCATCAACCCGACGACGTTCAAAAACGGCCTCGTGATCGACATCGCGCAGGCGGCGATGGCCGCCACGCCGAGCGACCTCGACCTCCACCGGTCGCGAACCACGGTGATGACGGTCCACTCCAACGACGAGACGATGACCGTCGACGAGTCGTGGGGGAAGTTCGACGAGGGCTACAGCCGGAGCCGCGCCGTCAAGATCCCGCCGCTGCCCCGCTTCGCCGAGGGGGTCGTCCACGCGCTGGCGCTCTACCTCGCCGAGAGCAAGCACGCCCTCGAGAACGCCGACGCGGTCGACGACCTGCTCGTCCTCGACGGGCCGATCTACCCTCGCGGACTGCTCCGCTGGGCCGACCAACACCCCGATCTCGCGGACTTCCTGCTCGAGGATCCCCGGCCGACGACGGTGCTCGAGAACTACGTGCGACTGGTCGAGCGCTTCGTCGAGCGGAACGTGCCGCTCGTGGGCTTCGTCAAGAACCCGGCGACGCGGGTCATCACGCGGACGCTGAAGAACAAGCGGGCCGTCGACGTGGCCACCCCCTGGAACGACGATTCGGCCCTGTTCACGCGGCTCCTGGAGCGCGGCGAGTACGTCGACGATATCGACGGCCAGCGCTGGGAGCGCGACACCGCTGCGCTGACCTACACGAACTGGTTTCGCTCCCGCGGTGGCGTCGATCGCCCGCTCTCGGTCGAGGGCGACGCCCTCGGCGTCGAGCGCGACCTGTCGCTCGAGGCCTACGAGGTGACGTTCTTCGTCGTCTACGACCCGCGCGACGACCTCATCTACCGGATCGAGGCCCCCTACGCGTTCACGCGGGAGCCGGAGACTCGGCGGGCGCTGACGATGCAGGTCCTGCAGGACGTCGCCGTCGCCCACGGCCCGCCGACGATCGTCGAGAAGGCCGACGAACTCGCCAAGATCAGCCGCTCGGAGAAGTCGTCGCTTCGCGAAACGCTCGAGACGCAGTTCGACACGTCGCAGGATCGGACCTACGACGATCACCGGTGGGACGAGGAGTACTAG
- a CDS encoding FRG domain-containing protein has translation MTTDNSLSTVRAESWAELQELVTAEMWMPDIGRHRSPFVFRGVPSQDHTLETSIKRFVGESGEWKLESLLLRNFHQYAVNEIEEPESVWHLLSIAEHYGLPTRLLDWSFSPLVATYFAVRDGDTAHDGAVWAVDYRQLHDTLPEHYHRVLERTETDMLDVHLLSNATLESDAEATDAAAEAPMRDLNDVSRLDDLWSERWGVDAAEAADDQYVVFFRPPAIDDRIANQSAVFSFQSDPRLALDRWLEDRPDCYRKIVIPGERKLEFRDKLDQMNVNHRTLFPDLEGLTTWLKQYYQPQG, from the coding sequence ATGACCACCGACAACTCGCTGTCGACCGTCCGGGCCGAATCGTGGGCGGAACTGCAGGAACTGGTCACCGCGGAGATGTGGATGCCCGACATCGGCCGGCACCGCTCACCGTTCGTGTTTCGGGGAGTCCCCTCCCAGGACCACACCCTCGAGACCTCGATCAAGCGGTTCGTCGGGGAGTCGGGCGAGTGGAAACTCGAGTCGCTGCTGTTGCGGAACTTCCACCAGTACGCGGTCAACGAGATCGAGGAGCCCGAGTCGGTCTGGCACCTGCTCTCGATCGCCGAACACTACGGCCTGCCGACCCGGCTGCTGGACTGGTCGTTCTCGCCGCTGGTCGCGACCTACTTCGCGGTCCGAGACGGCGATACCGCCCACGACGGCGCCGTCTGGGCGGTCGACTACCGGCAACTCCACGACACGCTACCGGAGCACTACCACCGCGTCCTCGAGCGGACCGAGACGGACATGCTCGACGTGCATCTGCTCTCGAACGCGACCCTCGAGTCCGACGCGGAGGCGACCGACGCCGCCGCCGAGGCGCCGATGCGCGACCTGAACGACGTCTCCCGGCTGGACGACCTCTGGAGCGAGCGCTGGGGCGTCGACGCCGCCGAGGCGGCCGACGACCAGTACGTCGTCTTCTTCCGGCCGCCGGCGATCGACGACCGCATCGCTAACCAGTCGGCCGTCTTTTCGTTCCAGTCCGATCCACGACTCGCCCTCGACCGGTGGCTCGAGGATCGCCCGGACTGCTACCGAAAGATCGTGATTCCGGGCGAGCGCAAACTCGAGTTCCGCGACAAGCTCGATCAGATGAACGTCAACCACCGGACGCTGTTTCCCGACCTCGAGGGACTGACGACGTGGCTCAAGCAGTACTATCAGCCGCAGGGGTAA
- a CDS encoding DUF7113 family protein yields the protein MILIRGRAGGTELTGTLYERGERAPSFRGAPDEDAAYVWVCDEFYEVDSGGSTQLVDGREVNLAFESPMPRGFDTREQALEGAKEHVRTQFARIGVDPSDVELEVEKDGEADE from the coding sequence ATGATACTGATACGCGGTCGTGCCGGCGGCACCGAACTCACCGGCACGCTGTACGAACGGGGCGAACGAGCCCCCTCGTTTCGCGGCGCGCCGGACGAAGACGCCGCCTACGTCTGGGTCTGCGACGAGTTCTACGAGGTCGACAGCGGCGGCTCGACCCAGCTGGTCGACGGCCGCGAAGTGAACCTCGCCTTCGAATCGCCCATGCCCCGCGGCTTCGACACCCGCGAACAGGCCCTCGAGGGCGCCAAAGAACACGTCCGGACGCAGTTCGCCCGGATCGGGGTCGACCCGAGCGACGTCGAACTCGAAGTCGAGAAAGACGGCGAAGCTGACGAGTAA
- a CDS encoding SDR family NAD(P)-dependent oxidoreductase has product MKLVEDRVAVVTGAASGIGRTTAKTFAEHGASVVVADVDADAGEETVAEITDDGGEATFVRTDVSDPEDAKAMIETAVDEFGGIDVLYNNAAIEGPVARLDEYENDAFEQVIEVNLKGVWYGMKYGIEAMLADGGGSIISASSIGGEVAVPQYSGYGAAKAAVSHLTKYAAIEYAEDGIRANAVAPGIVRTDMIERTIEEHPEMEAQFLETEPMPGLADPQEIANAVLFLGSDLSSRVTGTTLPVEGGYLAQ; this is encoded by the coding sequence ATGAAATTAGTCGAGGACCGAGTTGCGGTCGTTACGGGAGCGGCATCCGGAATCGGGCGGACGACGGCGAAGACGTTCGCCGAGCACGGCGCGTCGGTCGTCGTCGCCGACGTGGACGCCGACGCCGGTGAGGAAACGGTCGCGGAGATCACCGACGACGGCGGCGAGGCGACGTTCGTTCGGACGGACGTGTCCGACCCCGAGGACGCCAAAGCGATGATCGAGACCGCGGTCGACGAATTCGGCGGCATCGACGTCCTCTACAACAACGCCGCCATCGAAGGCCCCGTCGCGCGACTCGACGAGTACGAGAACGACGCCTTCGAACAGGTCATCGAGGTGAACCTGAAAGGCGTCTGGTACGGAATGAAGTACGGTATCGAGGCGATGCTGGCCGACGGCGGCGGATCGATCATCAGCGCCTCCTCGATCGGCGGCGAGGTCGCGGTTCCGCAGTACAGCGGCTACGGGGCGGCGAAAGCAGCCGTCAGCCACCTCACGAAGTACGCGGCCATCGAGTACGCCGAGGACGGCATCCGCGCTAACGCCGTGGCGCCGGGGATCGTCCGCACGGACATGATCGAGCGGACGATCGAGGAACACCCCGAGATGGAGGCACAGTTCCTCGAGACCGAGCCGATGCCCGGCCTCGCGGACCCCCAAGAGATCGCGAACGCCGTCCTCTTCCTCGGTTCGGACCTCTCGTCTCGAGTCACCGGGACCACGCTGCCCGTCGAGGGCGGCTACCTCGCCCAGTGA
- a CDS encoding CAP domain-containing protein, translated as MVGAGAAAPPASPIEDASTEADTADISQSHVVTQSDATAVSSVTAAVDDTVEVDTDGVDSDVGSPVGDLAGGQNVDASSLLESLFDGDIADGIGDEDTSDDAGDGTNGTDGGETDETDGNDTEQTDDEADETDETAGDGTDDTTSDDADDGSGDEIDRAALERYVHEAVNEERTARGLEPLEFDTELRDIARAHSEDMAERGYFSHVDPEGNDVTDRYERAGYECNANGYTGGENLAQTWYDTPVVDDDGETVRYETEQELADGIVTQWMNSPGHRENLLATQWENEGIGVYVTDDNRVFVTQNFC; from the coding sequence ATGGTCGGTGCGGGGGCCGCCGCGCCGCCGGCGAGTCCGATCGAGGACGCGTCGACCGAGGCCGATACGGCCGATATTTCGCAATCGCACGTCGTCACCCAGTCCGACGCGACCGCGGTCTCGTCGGTGACCGCGGCGGTCGACGACACCGTCGAGGTGGACACCGACGGCGTCGACAGCGACGTCGGGTCCCCGGTCGGGGATCTCGCCGGCGGTCAGAACGTCGACGCTAGTTCGCTGCTCGAGTCGCTGTTCGACGGCGACATTGCCGACGGTATCGGCGACGAGGACACGTCCGACGATGCCGGAGACGGGACGAACGGGACGGACGGTGGAGAGACCGACGAGACGGACGGCAACGATACGGAGCAAACGGACGACGAAGCTGACGAGACCGACGAAACTGCCGGCGACGGAACCGACGACACTACGAGCGACGACGCGGACGACGGTTCGGGCGACGAGATCGATCGCGCGGCCCTCGAGCGATACGTCCACGAGGCGGTCAACGAGGAACGCACCGCCCGCGGCCTCGAACCGCTCGAATTCGACACCGAGTTGCGGGACATCGCCCGTGCCCACAGCGAGGACATGGCCGAACGCGGCTACTTCTCGCACGTCGATCCGGAGGGCAACGACGTCACCGACCGGTACGAGCGGGCGGGATACGAGTGTAACGCGAACGGTTACACCGGCGGCGAGAACCTCGCCCAGACGTGGTACGACACGCCGGTCGTCGACGACGACGGCGAGACCGTCCGCTACGAGACCGAGCAGGAACTCGCGGACGGCATCGTCACGCAGTGGATGAACTCGCCGGGCCACCGCGAGAACCTCCTCGCGACCCAGTGGGAGAACGAGGGCATCGGCGTCTACGTCACCGACGATAACCGCGTGTTCGTCACGCAGAACTTCTGCTGA
- a CDS encoding bifunctional metallophosphatase/5'-nucleotidase translates to MTRTFERDDSDGTDSGVDSRRRRVLGMAAGASAAAVLPTTGSVGAESDDETVTIVHDTHFHGRFEDAEAPELNLARYYAVVKEHLESAANSLFVGNGDDLAPSMLGLEYEGEHAIEALNETAIDVDGVGNHEYDFGADVATKRFEESEFPWVVANLLDDAGEPVPGTERWTTFEEGGLTIGVFGLVSTNFHSLTDYPAEWQVLGYVASAREAVDALREAGADVVVCASHVSTGVHYTLAEDVDGLDAIVGSHSNVVFDEPEVVDGTVISEFGDEFDHVGSLTLDAEGALVDWRRTDLLAPDADPAPAVDEYAEIEARYADEIPEDETLAAIAEEWTDELESELEQTAFETEVELNATFDNYAIETNWGNLMTDAMRTVGEIGDIEVDIAAQNAGGIRSGSTYGPGPVTGADVMNILPFPNEIEVVELTGEDVVAYLEEAIRPHPAENYGAQPAIQVSGLSYEWWGHDGESRVENLFVGGEPVDPDETYFLAHNDYSIENSDVLSTAEVVLASGQFQGPYVLERLEERDTVAPERENRMLRVDETVGEASVAVGDGETTLTVDVPDGTAAIRPDTFRAVIRTGADLEANAATADGDSVDVTFDTDDLRALVADVDEPALRLFGGYDPDQEHWDYGFDVPTSSGYDHFQLRADVSAAALTGNGDSNGSDGNESDGGNESDDDGSDDGMPGFGPLGALAGGSAGGYLYSRRRSAGDEPAETTENATDGNDD, encoded by the coding sequence GTGACACGAACGTTCGAACGTGACGACAGTGACGGGACCGACTCGGGCGTCGACTCGCGCCGCCGTCGGGTGCTCGGTATGGCCGCGGGAGCGTCGGCCGCCGCCGTGCTTCCGACGACCGGGAGCGTCGGCGCGGAATCCGACGACGAGACGGTGACGATCGTCCACGACACGCACTTCCACGGGCGGTTCGAGGACGCCGAGGCGCCCGAACTGAACCTCGCCCGCTACTACGCGGTCGTCAAGGAGCACCTCGAGTCGGCCGCGAACTCGCTGTTCGTCGGCAACGGCGACGACCTCGCCCCGTCGATGCTCGGCCTCGAGTACGAGGGCGAACACGCGATCGAGGCGCTGAACGAGACGGCCATCGACGTCGACGGCGTCGGTAACCACGAGTACGATTTCGGCGCCGACGTGGCGACGAAGCGCTTCGAAGAGAGCGAGTTCCCCTGGGTCGTCGCGAACCTGCTCGACGACGCTGGCGAGCCGGTTCCCGGAACCGAGCGGTGGACGACGTTCGAGGAAGGCGGACTGACGATCGGCGTCTTCGGCCTCGTCTCGACGAACTTCCACTCGCTGACCGACTATCCCGCGGAGTGGCAGGTGCTGGGCTACGTCGCGAGCGCACGGGAAGCCGTCGACGCGCTCCGCGAAGCGGGCGCCGACGTCGTCGTCTGTGCCTCCCACGTCTCGACGGGCGTCCACTACACGCTCGCCGAGGACGTCGACGGCCTCGACGCGATCGTCGGCTCCCACTCCAACGTCGTCTTCGACGAACCCGAGGTCGTCGACGGGACGGTCATCAGCGAGTTCGGCGACGAGTTCGACCACGTCGGCTCGCTCACGCTCGACGCCGAGGGCGCCCTCGTCGACTGGCGGCGGACCGACCTCCTGGCCCCCGACGCGGATCCCGCGCCGGCCGTCGACGAGTACGCGGAGATCGAGGCTCGCTACGCCGACGAGATCCCGGAAGACGAGACCCTCGCCGCCATCGCCGAGGAGTGGACCGACGAACTCGAGTCGGAGCTCGAGCAGACGGCCTTCGAGACCGAGGTCGAACTGAACGCGACGTTCGACAACTACGCGATCGAGACCAACTGGGGGAACCTCATGACCGACGCGATGCGGACCGTCGGCGAGATCGGCGACATCGAGGTCGACATCGCGGCCCAGAACGCCGGCGGCATCCGCAGCGGGTCGACCTACGGCCCCGGCCCGGTCACGGGCGCCGACGTGATGAACATCCTGCCGTTCCCCAACGAGATCGAGGTCGTCGAACTGACCGGCGAGGACGTCGTCGCGTACCTCGAGGAGGCGATCCGCCCCCATCCGGCGGAGAACTACGGCGCGCAGCCGGCGATCCAGGTCTCGGGGCTCTCCTACGAGTGGTGGGGCCACGACGGCGAGAGTCGCGTGGAGAACCTCTTCGTCGGCGGCGAGCCGGTCGACCCCGACGAGACCTACTTCCTCGCGCACAACGACTACTCGATCGAGAACTCCGACGTCCTCTCTACGGCCGAGGTCGTCCTCGCCTCCGGCCAGTTCCAGGGCCCCTACGTCCTCGAGCGCCTCGAGGAGCGAGACACCGTCGCGCCCGAGCGCGAGAACCGGATGCTCCGGGTCGACGAGACGGTCGGCGAGGCGTCGGTCGCCGTCGGCGACGGCGAGACCACGCTCACCGTCGACGTCCCGGACGGCACCGCGGCGATTCGGCCGGACACCTTCCGAGCCGTGATCCGAACCGGCGCCGACCTCGAGGCGAACGCGGCGACCGCCGACGGCGACAGCGTCGACGTGACGTTCGATACCGACGACCTGCGCGCTCTCGTCGCGGACGTCGACGAGCCGGCGCTGCGGCTGTTCGGCGGCTACGATCCCGATCAGGAGCACTGGGACTACGGCTTCGACGTGCCGACCTCGAGCGGCTACGATCACTTCCAACTCCGCGCCGACGTGAGCGCAGCCGCTCTCACTGGCAACGGTGATTCGAACGGTTCCGACGGCAACGAGTCGGACGGCGGCAACGAGTCAGATGATGACGGCTCGGACGACGGGATGCCCGGCTTCGGTCCGCTCGGCGCGCTCGCCGGCGGGAGCGCCGGCGGCTACCTCTACTCGCGCCGTCGCTCGGCCGGCGACGAACCGGCCGAGACTACCGAGAACGCGACCGACGGCAACGACGACTGA